From a region of the Arachis ipaensis cultivar K30076 chromosome B09, Araip1.1, whole genome shotgun sequence genome:
- the LOC107616004 gene encoding uncharacterized protein LOC107616004 produces MGATPFHHSVLEVWLPKHFDKATDMRYDGTQDPQEHLTAFEARMNLEGVGDEVRCRAFPVTLAGPAIRWFNNLPQGSVAKFSDISRAFLAQFTTRIAKAKHPINLLGVTQRSGEPTRKYIDRFNDECLEIDGLTDLVASLCLINGLRNEDFRKHLTTKPPAYNQARQHDSRERLKEHPKDGVPAKTFKPFPRVGKFTNYTPLAVPIVEVYQQIAEKGILSKPRPLKDRTGGNKNLYCDYHKGYRHKTQDSFDLKDALEQAIRDGKLSEFSHLIREPRRRDRDRDAEDKSRPVKRRQEPGLTIVNVVIERDAAPRSKSAHKKDAKVLAVSSSHPAPNFKKTPSISFGPGDQWFDEAMENPPMVITAKVGIGLIKRILVDTGADLNIMFRNVFDALGLRDADLRTHQHGVVGLSDHFIKPDGIISLPVSIGLGQGKRSVMAEFVVLRDSMAYNVILGRKTINDLRAVISTKMLIMKFIADDGSVGSIKGDLETAVACDNASLSLRKISKEASGVFLANLDARVDDKPRPEPEGNLEKFRVSDSEEKFTFVNRNLPYDLKEPLMEMIRANGDLFAWTPADMPGIDP; encoded by the exons ATGGGAGCAACCCCTTTCCATCACTCAGTCCTCGAGGTGTGGCTGCCAAAACACTTTGATAAGGcaacggacatgaggtatgaTGGAACCCAAGATCCGCAAGAGCACctaacggcctttgaggccaggatgaacttgGAAGGAGTTGGCGACGAGGTGAGATGTCGCGCCTTCCCGGTCACTTTGGCAGGACCTGCAATCCGGTGGTTCAACAACCTCCCGCAGGGTTCCGTGGCCAAGTTTTCCGACATCAGCCGCGCCTTCTTGGCCCAGTTCACCACCCGCATCGCAAAGGCGAAACACCCGATCAACCTGCTCGGGGTGACGCAAAGATCCGGCGAACCGACTAGAAAATACATAGACAGGTTCAACGACGAGTGTTTGGAGATAGACGGTCTAACCGACTTGGTGGCCAGTTTATGTTTGATAAATGGACTCCGAAACGAGGATTTCAGGAAACATCTTACCACCAAGCCT CCCGCCTACAACCAAGCTCGTCAACACGATAGCAGGGAAAGACTGAAGGAGCACCCCAAAGACGGAGTGCCGGCCAAGACCTTCAAGCCGTTCCCCCGAGTTGGAAAGTTCACCAACTATACCCCCCTCGCAGTCCCTATTGTGGAAGTCTACCAGCAGATAGCCGAGAAGGGAATTTTGTCGAaaccccgacctctgaaggacagAACAGGAGGAAACAAGAATCTATATTGTGATTATCACAAGGGCTATAGACACAAAACACAGGATTCTTTTGACCTAAAGGACGCGCTGGAGCAAGCGATCCGAGATGGAAAGTTAAGCGAGTTCTCCCACCTCATCAGGGAGCCGAGAAGACGAGATCGCGACCGAGATGCAGAGGACAAGAGTCGCCCGGTAAAGCGACGCCAAGAGCCCGGCCTCACGATAGTAAACGTAGTGATCGAAAGGGATGCGGCTCCAAGATCGAAATCGGCGCATAAGAAGGACGCCAAAGTTCTGGCGGTCTCGTCATCCCACCCTGCGCCAAACTTCAAGAAGACTCCGTCCATATCATTCGGTCCAGGGGACCAATGGTTTGACGAAGCCATGGAAAACCCCCCAATGGTCATCACGGCCAAGGTAGGAATCGGCCTGATTAAGCGAATTCTCGTAGACACCGGCGCCGACTTGAATATCATGTTCCGCAACGTTTTCGATGCTTTGGGTCTCCGAGATGCCGATCTAAGGACTCACCAGCACGGGGTAGTAGGGCTGAGCGACCACTTTATCAAGCCTGATGGAATAATCTCTCTACCAGTATCCATAGGACTGGGACAGGGGAAAAGGTCGGTAATGGCGGAGTTCGTAGTCCTGCGAGACTCCATGGCCTACAACGTCATCCTAGGAAGAAAGACCATCAACGACCTCAGAGCAGTAATTAGTACAAAGATGTTGATAATGAAGTTCATCGCTGATGACGGATCAGTGGGATCCATCAAGGGAGACCTGGAAACGGCAGTCGCATGCGACAATGCCAGTCTCTCCTTGAGAAAGATATCCAAAGAGGCATCAGGAGTATTCCTAGCCAACCTGGACGCTAGGGTCGACGACAAACCCAGACCCGAGCCAGAAGGAAATCTGGAAAAGTTCAGGGTCAGCGACTCGGAAGAGAAGTTCACCTTCGTGAACAGGAACCTCCCCTATGACCTGAAAGAACCTCTGATGGAGATGATTAGGGCTAACGGCGACCTATTTGCCtggacgccagccgacatgccggggataGATCCCTAG